The Deinococcus puniceus genome segment GCGGCGTGCAGTACCGCAAGCGCACGGGCCACCGTCAGGGCTTTACGGCCATCAAAATTCTGGGCATCAAAGGGTAAGGTGAACTGAAATGGCACACAAGAAAGGTGTAGGTTCTTCCAAGAACGGACGTGACAGCCAGCCCAAGTACCTCGGCGTCAAGAAGTTTGGCGGCGAGCAGGTCTTGGCCGGAAACATCCTCGTGCGTCAGCGCGGCACCAAGTTCAAGGCTGGCCCCAACGTGGGCATGGGCCGCGACCACACGCTCTTTGCACTGGAGCACGGCAAAGTCGTGTTCACCAACAAGGGCGCGACGGGCCGCTTCATCTCCATCGAAGTTGCCGCCCCCGAACTCGCTGCCGACTGAGATCAGGCGCGAACGCAGCACGCCTTGCCGCATGGGTGGCAGGGCGTGCTTTGTTTGGACTACCGCGCGGTCAGCGGGAACAGGGAAGAGCGTCTAAGGGTCAAGGGTCTAAGAGACTAAGAACACTTTTCTCGCCTTCGCTTAGACCCCCAGATCCTTTGACCATCTTTTTCAGCATCAATCAGAGGTACACATGGCATTTCGTGACGTTTTAAATATTGAAGTGGCCGCCGGAAATGGCGGCGATGGGTCGATGAGCTTTCACCGCGCCAAATTTATGGAAAAGGGCGGCCCTGACGGTGGGCACGGCGGGCGCGGCGGCAGCATTATCTTGCGGGCCATCGAGGGCGTAGAAAGCCTAGAGCGGTTGGTGGGCAAGCGCAAATTTAAGGGCGCAAACGGCGCATACGGCGAGGGCCGACTGCGGCAAGGGGCCGACGGCGAAGACATCTACATCGAAGTTCCGGTGGGTACGACAGCCTTCGATGAAGACACCGGGCGCGTGATTGCCGACCTCGTGCGGGTGGGCCAAGAGAAAGTGATTGCACGCGGCGGCTTCGGCGGGCGCGGCAACTCTACGTTTGCCAGCAGCACCCGGCAGGCTCCCCGCTTTGCGGAGTTGGGCACGCCCGGTGAAAAGCGGCGTGTACGCTTGGAACTGCGTCTGATTGCCGACGTGGGCCTCGTAGGGTATCCCAACGCGGGCAAATCCAGCCTGCTGGCGGCCATGTCGCGGGCCAATCCAGCCATCGCGGCCTATCCGTTCACCACCCTGTCCCCGATTCTGGGCGTGGTCGACCGTGTGGACACCGATGACCGCTTTACGCTGGCCGACATTCCCGGCATCATCGAGGGAGCCAGCGAGGGCAAAGGGCTGGGGCTGGAATTCCTGCGCCACATCAGCCGCACCCGCCTGCTGATTTACGTGCTGGACGTGACCCGCAACCCCATCGAGGAAATGCGGAGCCTGCAATCCGAGTTGCAGAGCTACGATCCCAGCCTGCTGGGCAACGTGGCCCTGATCGCGCTGAACAAAGTGGAACTGGTCGAAGAAGACATTGCCCAGATGGTGGAAGACGAGCTGCTGGACTTTGGTCTGCCCATTTTGCGGGTCAGTGCCAAAGAGAAAATTGGCCTGACGGAACTGCGCGACAACGTGTTTGCCATGCTGCCTGACCGAGAACTATGGGCGCAGCAAAACGCGCTGGAAATTGAGATTGAAGACGTGCGCGAAGAAGCCCTCACGGTGGTTTACCGCGAAGACGAGCCGACCAAACCCGGCGGCGAGTTCGAGCGCGTGTGGGAAGTGCGTGGCGGCGGCTTTGCCGAGAAGATTACCCGCTTTGCCCGTCACCTCGACGACGCCGCCGAGTACCTGTCCAACCTGTTCAAGCGTCAGGGCCTTTACCGGGCACTGAAACGGGCAGGCGCACGCGAAGGCGATACGGTAGAAATCGGCACCTTCCGATTCGAGTACTTCGACGACGATCAGCCGGGCGAGCGGTAACGTTCTAGCAGGCTGAAAACAGAACAGATGGGAACGTGGATCGTGGAACGTGGGGAAACCTGCGAACTGCGATCCATTTTTTTGTTGGGTGTGGTAGGGACATCAAAAGACAGAACGTGGATCGTGGAACGTAGGCCCATACCTACACCACAATCCACGTTCCACCCACCACACTCCCCTAGTTCTTAGTCAAAATCCGCACTGACAAGATCTCATCGGCCACAGCGTCGGCAATCGGGGTTTCCTGCCCGGTGCTGCTGTCGCTGGTGCGGGTCAGCTTGGGCAATACGTCGTCGCCCGTGACCACTTTGCCGAAGATGGTGTGCCTGCCGTTCAGGTTTTCGGTGGGGGCAAACGTGATGAAAAACTGGCTGCCGTTGGTGGCGGGGCCACTGTTCGCCATTGCCAGCAGTCCGGCACTGTCGAAGGTGAGGGCGGTGCGGAATTCGTCGGCAAAGCTGTAGCCGGGGCCGCCTGTGCCCCACTGCTCTTTTTTGGCGAGGTCGGTACTCTGGGGGTCGCCCGACTGCGCCATAAAGCCGTCCATAACGCGGTGAAAACGGATGCCGTCGAAGTAGCGGTTGCGGGCGAGAAACACGAAATTGTTGACCGTCACGGGCGTCTGCTCTTCGTACAGATCGGCCAGCACTTGGCCCCGGTTGGTGTCGATCAGGGCAAAGTAGTTTTTGCCGTCTTGCAGGCTCAGAGCGGGTTCAGCCTTGAATTCGCGCACGGGCTTGTCGGTCAGGAACGGCACGGGCGTATAGCCCGCAGGAACCGCGCCCGCTTTGGTCACGGCGGGCGTGGCGGCGGCTGGGGGCGTAGCTTCTGGCGTTTCGGTTTCAGGTGTGGTGACCGGAGTTTCTGGCGTTTCCGTCGCCGTTTCTTCCGGTGTGGTAGTCGCGGCGGTGTCGTTTCTAGGGCACGCGGTCAGGATCAGGGCAAGGGTCAGCAGCAGGGCGGCCTGTTTCATGCGGTGCAGTCTACCTGTTGGGCAGTCGGCAAAACGGTGATTTAGGCCCGCAGATGAAGCAGTGCCCACCCTCTGCCCGCGTAAAATCAAAGCAAGTGGGAGATAACGCTAGACTGCAGGGCGTGATTGTAACGATAGATGGCGTCGCCGCCAGTGGAAAATCGAGCGTGTCTTCGGGAGTAGCGCGGGCGCTAGGCATTCCTTATGTCAGCAGCGGTCTGCTGTACCGCGCCGCCACCCTGTTGGGCCTAGAGGCAGGTGTGGATTTGCACGACGCGCAGGCGCTACTGGCCCTGCTGGACACCCACGCGCCCCGGCTAGAGCCTTTGGCCGAAGGCAACCGCGTGTGGGCCGGAGAGCGTGAACTGACCGACGCCTTGCATTCGTCCCGCGTGGATGCGGGTGTGAGTGTGGTGGCTGTGCTGCCGGAGTTGCGGGCGTGGGTGGATGCCCAGTTGCGTACCCTGCCCGAACCCTTCGTGGCTGAGGGACGCGATATGGGCACCAACGTGTTTCCTCAGGCCGGGGCCAAGTTTTACCTGACCGCCAGCCCCCGAATCCGCGCCGAGCGCCGCGCCCGCGAGCGTCCCGAAGACATTCCGGCTATAGAAGCCGCCCTGATTCGCCGCGACGCCAAAGACAAAGTGCAGAGCGCCCCCGCGCCTGACGCGACGGTGATCGACACTGGGCCGCTGACGCTGGAAGGCGTGATCGGGGTAATTCTGGAGGGGTTGGGGAAAGGCTCTTGAGTCCTGCCTAGCTGGGCAATATTGCGCTGGAAGGTGAACCCCCCAGTCTGCTGCGCAGCCAGCCCCCCTTAAGGGGAGCGCAACAGCTTTTAGTCCCCACCTCTAAGGGGGGGCGTTGCGTCAGCAACGGGGGGGTTCACCCACAATCCCCAACAAAACAGCCCCCTACCTCAGCGTTTCAATCGGCCCCAAGGCCACCACCGTCGGCGGAAACTCGGCGATGTTGTTGATGGGGCACAGGCGCAGGACTTCGCGCACATCGTCGGCGGTGACGCGGGTGTAGCGGTCTACGAGTTCAGACGTGGGGCTGGGGTGGCCGTGCGCCAAGTGTTCCATGCCCAGCGTAAACAGGCGGCCATGCGGCGTTTCGGCCCGCAGCAGGGTGCCCACCGCCATTTTGCGGGACGCACGGCGCACGGCGGTTTCGGTGATCAGGTCAGCGGCTCCGGCCAGTACCGTGCGGAAACCGTTCAGCACCGTTTGGGCGCGGTCTGGGTCGCAGGAAAACCCGCCCTCGAAGGTGCCGATATCGCGGTATTCCAGATGCGCCAAATCAGCGCCATCGGCCAGCCCGGTATCCAGCAGCGCCCAATACAGCGCCCCATTTTCGCCGCCGATCAGGTCGGCTAGGACTACGGCAGCTTCCCGCAGCGGGTGGGTAGTGGGCAGCCCCGGCAAGCTGAGGGCCAACTGCACCCGCGTGAGGCTGGGATCGTGTACCACACGGACTGTACCGGGATGCAAAGGCGCAGGAAGCGGCGGCGTGGGCAAGGGCGACGCGGCGGGCCACTCCCCCAATTCGGCCTCGGCCCATGCCAGCACTGCTGCCGGATCGAAGGCTCCCACCACCGCCAGCGTGACCTGAGTTGCCCCGTAGCGTTCGCGGTGGTTGCGGGCCAACGCGTCACGGGTCAGGGCGCTGACCGTTTCCACCGTGCCTAACACGGGTTGCCCCAGCGGGTGCGCCCCCCAGTAGTCGGCCCGCAGTTCGTCTATCACGCGCACGGGCGGCTGATCGGCGTACATGGCGATTTCTTCCAAGATCACGCCGCGCTCGGATTCCAGATCACTCTGGCGCAGGGCGGGGCGCATCAGTTGGGTCAGGGTGTCCAGCAGGGCGGGCGTGTACTCGGGCAGCGCGGCGGCGTGGTACACGGTGGCTTCCTCGCTGGTGAAGGCGTTGGCGTTGCCGCCCAGATCGTCCAGCCGTTCATTCAGTTGCGCGGCGCTCAGGGCCTCAGACCCCTTGAACATCAGGTGTTCTATGAAGTGCGAGGCCCCCATCTCGGCGGGTGTTTCATCGCGTGCGCCCGTGTTCACGAAGTAGCCAGCGGCCACCGTCTGCGCGGCGGGGTCGGGTTCCAGAAGGAGGGTCAGGCCGGACGGGAGATGATGCAGTTGGGTTTCAGGCAGTTTAATTTCAGAAAGGGATTCAGACATGGTTGACCTCTGCCGCTGCGGCTGCGCTTTCCTCAACCTCTGTCGGCCCTAGCGTCACCGTCGTCGCTTGCCCAGCCGGATCGTAGCCGCTCAGGAAAGCATTTACATCTTCTAGCGTCAGGGCGGCGAGTTGCCCGCGCAGGTCGGCCACGCTGCGAATCCGCCTGAACACGGCCACATCCCGCGTGAGGCTGGTGGCGCGTGCCCGCAGGCTTTCCGCGCCGAAGACCACGCTGGCGGTCAGGCCCGTTTTGGCCCGCACGAATTCGGCTTGGGTTAACCCCTGCGGCAGGCGGCCCAGTTCGGCCAGCAGCACGTCCAGCGTTTCGGGGGCGCGGGCGGGCGTGCTTCCGGCGTAGGTGGACAGGAAGCCCTGCCCGCCCAGCACCACCGGAGAGGCGCTGACCGAGTAGGCCAGCCCGCGCTCCTCACGCACCGCATGGAACAGACGGCTGGCACTGCCGCCCGACAGCGCCGTGATCGCCAGTTGCCAGTGCAGCCAGTGGGGATGCAGCGGCGCGACGCCCGGCGAACTCAGGCTGATGTGCGTCTGCTCGCCGTCCTCGTAGGGTACGTGTGAGCGCAGACCGGGCAAGAAACGGGCGGTTACGAGGTCGTTTCGGCCCGTGCGCCACCCGGCAAATGTGCGGGTCATCAGGTCGTGCACGGCGTCTGGGTCGGCGTCGGCCACCAGCCCCAGCACGCTGCCGTTGCCGCCGTAGCAGGTCAGAAATTCGCGCAGACTGGCAGGCGTAATCGCGGCTAAACCTTCTGGCGTGCCGCTGGCAGGATGGGCAAAGCCCGCGAACGGAGCCGCCGCCGCGCCGTCGAAAGCCACGCTGCGGGCCTGCACCGCCAGCAAGTCGGGCGGGCTGTCTTCCAGTCCTTCCAAGTCTTGGCGGGCCAAATCCAGCAACACGGCCAGTTCGGCGTCGGGCAAGTCGGGGCGCAGCAACACGTCGGATAGCAGGGACAGCGCACCGGGCAAGTCGGCATTTAGGCCGCTGACGCCGTACCGGGTGGCTTCCGGCCCCACGCCCCCGCCCCGGCGCACGCCGAGGTCATCGAAGGCGTCTTGCAGTGCGCGGGCAGAGCGGCCCCCAGCGCCCTTGAACAGCCATTCTTCCAACACGCCCGCCGAACCCTCGAACCCTACCGGATCGTGTGCGCTGCCTACCGGAATCCGCAGATCCAGCGCGAAGCCCGGCCCGGCGCGGCGCTCATAGGCCACGCGCAGGCCGTTCTGGAGCGTCCAGAGCCAGACCTGTGGCCCGCCGTTGTTGTGTGTTATCCCCGTCTGAATCTCAGGCGCGGCTGCCGTTCCGTCTGCGCCAATCGTCATCCGGGGTAGTTTAGCGCCCCCCAGCACATCGCACAGGACAAAGGCAACTTTAGAGGGACGCTTGCCTCATCTTCAGCCGCCATGCTGAAGCTCTATGCGCCGTCTGCTGTCTTTCCTCGTGGTTCTGGCTGTGCTGGGCGGGCTGGCCTACCTGCTGTGGCCCATGCTGAAAAACGCTGGCCGCTATTCGGCGCTGCTGTCGGCCCCCGCGCCCACCGCCCGCAGTTTGCCCAATCCCCTGCCCGGTCAACGCTTCGTAGATACGTGGGGAGCCGCACGCAGCGCGGGCCGCAGGCATGAGGGCGTGGACATTTTCGCCCGCCGTGACACGCCCATAGAGGCCACCACTCGCGGCATCGTGGTCAATGTCGGAGAAAACCGCCTCGGCGGGCGCACCGTGATGATTCTTGGCCCCGGCGGTCAGCGCCACTACTACGCCCATCTGGAGCGCTACGCCGAGTTGCGAGAGGGTGACTGGGTAGAAGCCGGAGAGGTGGTGGGCTACGTGGGCGACAGCGGCAACGCCAAAGGCACGCCCCCGCATCTGCACTACGGCATCTATGCGGGGGGCGGGGCCATCAATCCTTATCCGTTGCTGCGGCGGGAATGGGAGAAGCCCTAAGAGCGGGGAGTGGTCAGGAGTGGGTGGGACAAGCGTGATTCCCCCCAAAACTGCCATCCAAAACAATCAATACCTTCAGTCGGCGGCCTGCTGCGCGACCCACGGCAGATGGTGCTGGGGCGTGTCGACCAATGCCCCGAACCGCAAATGGCGCTGGCAGATGAACCACATCTCGTCGCGGTCATTGGCCAGCACGAAATAGGCGTCGCTGGTTTCGCTGGGATTGAACATGCCTAGCACGCGGTACAGCCGATCTTCCACGAAGCCGCTGTCGAGCGGGCGGGGCATAGGGGCACGGGGGCCAGTCAGTTCCTGAATCCGCACAAACAGGTGGGGGTGAAAGGCGAGCATGTCTCAGCCTGATGCCAGCTCAGCCGTAAGAGTGGGTGAACTCAGACAAGCTCAAGAGACTTTGAAGAAAGGGGCAACGGCGGTTAAACCTGTTGCCCCAATGCGCGGATCAATTTCTAAGATTAAGCGTCGGTGCCTAAATTATCTTTCGCCCACTGATAAAACTCGGGCTTGTAAAACTCCAGCCGAATCTTCTTGTATTCCTTGGTGGAATACAGAATGGCGTGGTCTATGCCCTGCGCCACTTCGTCATGAATGGCCTGAATCTTGCCGAAGGCTTCTTCCTTGCTGCGGCCATGCACCATCGTAAAAATCGTGTAGGGCCACTCGGCGTAAGTGGGGCGCAAATAGCAGTGAGACACGGCCTTGAATTCGGCCATGCGTCGCCCAGTTTCGGCCACGTCGTCTTGCGGCACAGCCCAGACGCCCATCGCATTGAAGGTGAATCCGGCCTTCTGGTGACGGAACACGGCAGATACGCGGCGTAAGGCTCCGGCAGCCTTCATCTTCTCGGCGTGGGCGGCCACTTCAGCAATGCTCAGGCCCAGCGCGGCGCAGGCGTCGGCGTAGGGTTCCTCGGTCACGGGCAAGTCTTTTTGAAATTCGGTGACAAAAGCGCGGTCTAGGTCGGTCACGGCGTAGCCGATGTTGCGCTGCTCGCTGGTGTACTGCGGCGCGGCCTTGGCGTTCCAGTCTTCCTTGCCCGTCATGTCAAATTCCACGCCGATCTTGAACAGGTGCAGCGTGGGCATCAGCCGGGTCAGGCGTGCGCCGCTCTGCTCGTGCAACTTCTGTACGTGGGCCTCCAGATCGCTTTCGGGAGGCACGGCAATCGTGTACCACAGGTTGAAGGCGTGGTTGCGCTTGTAGTTGTGGCTGACGCCGGGGTGCAGATTCACGATTTCAGCGCCCGCGTCCAGTTGGTCTTCATCGTGTACAGCCGCCACAAGGCTGCTCTGGTAGCCCAGCGTGCGGGTATCGAAGATGGCACTGACCTGCCGCAGCACGCCTTCCGCCTTCACTTCCTGCAGGATAGACAGGGCTTCGGCCTCGGTCAGGCCCACCTGCTCGGCAATCACCGCATACGGGCGCTGCACGATGGGAATATCGCGCTGAATGCGGTTCAGCAGTTGCTCACGCGGGGTGGGAGGAGTGATCGGCTCCGGGGCAGGAGGAGCGGTCAGGAGGGAGGTCATATCACCCAAGATACGCCCACCCATGCGGCAAAAAGTCCCCGAACGAGCGGTAAGGGCGCGGCCCCGGCCCAAGCGTGTGCATCTGCTTAAGGCGGTCAAGATTCACCGACAACCCCTGAGTTTCAGGGCGCACAATATGGGCATGGTAACCGCACTGGTGATGGTACAGGCCGAACGGCAACGCATTCAGGAAACCGCCGAGGCCCTCGCCAGCGTGCCTAGCGTGCGCGAGGTGTATTCCGTGACTGGAGAATGGGACATTGTGGCCGTGCTGCGCCTGAGCCGCTACGAGGATCTGGATGATGTCGTGACTGGACATTTGAGGAAGGTAGACGGTATTACGCGCACGCAAACCATGCTGGCCTTCCGCACCTACAGCGAAGATTTGCTCGATCAGGGCTTTGGCGTGGGCCTAGACGAGGGCCGGACAGAGTAGAACGATCTTTTGTCATGCAGTTAGGAGAGGTAAGTGAATTCAGCATTCACTCTGCCAATGCAACAGCGGCCCCCGGTGCTGATTCCGCTCCGACTGACGTCCTACCGCTTGCTCACAACAGTATATTCACTGCTGTTTGCTTGACATAAGGAGCAATGAAAACAGTTGTGGTGGTTGTTTTGGAAGCAGTTCCATTATTGTCCATCTCCTCATCGGGAGACATTCATCTGTTGAGTCTAGTCGGCCTCTTGCGGGGATATGCAGAGAATATTCTGCCTAAGCGGAAAAAATGAGCCGTGAGGCCCGTCTGAGAATAACTTTCAGAAAGCTTACTAGGCTGTCAATAAAGACCTCTTTTATTGTCCATGCATGACCATTCGACATCAAGACATCTGCTGATGAGGCAGAGTTTTTGCCGTATAGAACAAGCTTAATGCTTTCAGCCGCCTAAGCTGAGCAGCATTTCTTGCTCCCCTCTCAGTCGAAGTGGGGTCAGCACTGTGGGAAAAGGGCGCGACTTTGCCACAGATCAAATCAAACTCTCACAGAGCAGTTTAACTGCGCTCAGAGGGAGATTTGCTGGCTTCATTGGAAAAACACAACCTCTCGGGTCAGATTTGTACTCAAGATGGGGGTTTACAACGTCTACTTCCATCGTTCATACTGAATCTCCGGAGGATTACTCAGATGACTTACAAGAAACTCAGCGAACAGATTCACGAACTCAGCAACCCACAGCGCAGTGACTCCTTCGTAAAACTTTTCCGTGATGCTGTACGTCAGGGCAAATTTGATGCCACGTACATGCCCGAACGTTTTACCATGCCCAAGCAATTCAGCCGCCGGGGCGCGGAAGGCACCTATCAGCGCGATGCCAAAGAGATGTTGTTTGAAATTACGCCTGATTTCGAAGCGTGGTTTGATCAGACCAACCGCGATTTGGCGGCAGCACGCAAAGGCGGCAACATCAAGCCCAGCGTAGAGGCGATTGAATCAGGCCTCGTGGACTTTAAGAAGATGGCCGAGGAAACCCGCAAGAAAATGCAGGCCAGCTACGAAAAAGGTCAAGCCTTGGGCAACAGCCGGGCCAAAGGCAGCAAGGGCGGCAAGCGCAAGTAAGCCCTAGGGCAACTTAAACTAGGCTGTTACTGACTGGGTGGATGCGAAAGTGCATTCGCCCAGTTCGTGTTCTGGCGCGGTCTGGCTTTGGCTGCCCCCTTTCCCCGCGTGTCAGGGGCGCGTATCCTGCCGGGTGATGATGGCCGTTCCTGACGTTTCCGCCCCCTCCGATTCCGCCCGCCGGGGCCTCTTGATCGTCATGACGGGCGCGTCGGGCGTGGGCAAAGGCACCTTGCGAGAACGCTGGCTAGAAGGCCAGGACGTGTTCTATTCCACGTCATGGACAACCCGTGAGGCCCGCCCCGGCGAGCAGGACGGCGTAGATTACGTGTTCGTGACCCCCGAAGCTTTTGAGGCCAAAGCTGCTGCCGACGGCTTTCTGGAACACGCCGCTTTTGTGGGCAACCGCTACGGCACGCCCATAGAACCCATCGAATCGGCACTGGGCCGGGGTCAGGACGTGGTGCTGGAAATCGAGGTGGAGGGAGCCATGCAGGTGCAGGCCCGCGCAGGCGAGGAGGCGATCTTGGTGTTTATCATGCCGCCGAGCC includes the following:
- a CDS encoding Lrp/AsnC family transcriptional regulator, whose protein sequence is MVTALVMVQAERQRIQETAEALASVPSVREVYSVTGEWDIVAVLRLSRYEDLDDVVTGHLRKVDGITRTQTMLAFRTYSEDLLDQGFGVGLDEGRTE
- a CDS encoding M23 family metallopeptidase; the encoded protein is MRRLLSFLVVLAVLGGLAYLLWPMLKNAGRYSALLSAPAPTARSLPNPLPGQRFVDTWGAARSAGRRHEGVDIFARRDTPIEATTRGIVVNVGENRLGGRTVMILGPGGQRHYYAHLERYAELREGDWVEAGEVVGYVGDSGNAKGTPPHLHYGIYAGGGAINPYPLLRREWEKP
- the ahbA gene encoding siroheme decarboxylase subunit alpha; translated protein: MTSLLTAPPAPEPITPPTPREQLLNRIQRDIPIVQRPYAVIAEQVGLTEAEALSILQEVKAEGVLRQVSAIFDTRTLGYQSSLVAAVHDEDQLDAGAEIVNLHPGVSHNYKRNHAFNLWYTIAVPPESDLEAHVQKLHEQSGARLTRLMPTLHLFKIGVEFDMTGKEDWNAKAAPQYTSEQRNIGYAVTDLDRAFVTEFQKDLPVTEEPYADACAALGLSIAEVAAHAEKMKAAGALRRVSAVFRHQKAGFTFNAMGVWAVPQDDVAETGRRMAEFKAVSHCYLRPTYAEWPYTIFTMVHGRSKEEAFGKIQAIHDEVAQGIDHAILYSTKEYKKIRLEFYKPEFYQWAKDNLGTDA
- the rpmA gene encoding 50S ribosomal protein L27, which translates into the protein MAHKKGVGSSKNGRDSQPKYLGVKKFGGEQVLAGNILVRQRGTKFKAGPNVGMGRDHTLFALEHGKVVFTNKGATGRFISIEVAAPELAAD
- a CDS encoding M16 family metallopeptidase translates to MSESLSEIKLPETQLHHLPSGLTLLLEPDPAAQTVAAGYFVNTGARDETPAEMGASHFIEHLMFKGSEALSAAQLNERLDDLGGNANAFTSEEATVYHAAALPEYTPALLDTLTQLMRPALRQSDLESERGVILEEIAMYADQPPVRVIDELRADYWGAHPLGQPVLGTVETVSALTRDALARNHRERYGATQVTLAVVGAFDPAAVLAWAEAELGEWPAASPLPTPPLPAPLHPGTVRVVHDPSLTRVQLALSLPGLPTTHPLREAAVVLADLIGGENGALYWALLDTGLADGADLAHLEYRDIGTFEGGFSCDPDRAQTVLNGFRTVLAGAADLITETAVRRASRKMAVGTLLRAETPHGRLFTLGMEHLAHGHPSPTSELVDRYTRVTADDVREVLRLCPINNIAEFPPTVVALGPIETLR
- a CDS encoding M16 family metallopeptidase, translated to MTIGADGTAAAPEIQTGITHNNGGPQVWLWTLQNGLRVAYERRAGPGFALDLRIPVGSAHDPVGFEGSAGVLEEWLFKGAGGRSARALQDAFDDLGVRRGGGVGPEATRYGVSGLNADLPGALSLLSDVLLRPDLPDAELAVLLDLARQDLEGLEDSPPDLLAVQARSVAFDGAAAAPFAGFAHPASGTPEGLAAITPASLREFLTCYGGNGSVLGLVADADPDAVHDLMTRTFAGWRTGRNDLVTARFLPGLRSHVPYEDGEQTHISLSSPGVAPLHPHWLHWQLAITALSGGSASRLFHAVREERGLAYSVSASPVVLGGQGFLSTYAGSTPARAPETLDVLLAELGRLPQGLTQAEFVRAKTGLTASVVFGAESLRARATSLTRDVAVFRRIRSVADLRGQLAALTLEDVNAFLSGYDPAGQATTVTLGPTEVEESAAAAAEVNHV
- the gmk gene encoding guanylate kinase, which codes for MMAVPDVSAPSDSARRGLLIVMTGASGVGKGTLRERWLEGQDVFYSTSWTTREARPGEQDGVDYVFVTPEAFEAKAAADGFLEHAAFVGNRYGTPIEPIESALGRGQDVVLEIEVEGAMQVQARAGEEAILVFIMPPSLTELRRRLEGRATETPERIEKRLLRAREEITQAHAFRYAIVNDDLNRALHELQAVQRYERARQIPEEEWTPEDRAAQALALSVRSDGLSAADLERVVNS
- the cmk gene encoding (d)CMP kinase, translated to MIVTIDGVAASGKSSVSSGVARALGIPYVSSGLLYRAATLLGLEAGVDLHDAQALLALLDTHAPRLEPLAEGNRVWAGERELTDALHSSRVDAGVSVVAVLPELRAWVDAQLRTLPEPFVAEGRDMGTNVFPQAGAKFYLTASPRIRAERRARERPEDIPAIEAALIRRDAKDKVQSAPAPDATVIDTGPLTLEGVIGVILEGLGKGS
- a CDS encoding peptidylprolyl isomerase — translated: MKQAALLLTLALILTACPRNDTAATTTPEETATETPETPVTTPETETPEATPPAAATPAVTKAGAVPAGYTPVPFLTDKPVREFKAEPALSLQDGKNYFALIDTNRGQVLADLYEEQTPVTVNNFVFLARNRYFDGIRFHRVMDGFMAQSGDPQSTDLAKKEQWGTGGPGYSFADEFRTALTFDSAGLLAMANSGPATNGSQFFITFAPTENLNGRHTIFGKVVTGDDVLPKLTRTSDSSTGQETPIADAVADEILSVRILTKN
- the obgE gene encoding GTPase ObgE produces the protein MAFRDVLNIEVAAGNGGDGSMSFHRAKFMEKGGPDGGHGGRGGSIILRAIEGVESLERLVGKRKFKGANGAYGEGRLRQGADGEDIYIEVPVGTTAFDEDTGRVIADLVRVGQEKVIARGGFGGRGNSTFASSTRQAPRFAELGTPGEKRRVRLELRLIADVGLVGYPNAGKSSLLAAMSRANPAIAAYPFTTLSPILGVVDRVDTDDRFTLADIPGIIEGASEGKGLGLEFLRHISRTRLLIYVLDVTRNPIEEMRSLQSELQSYDPSLLGNVALIALNKVELVEEDIAQMVEDELLDFGLPILRVSAKEKIGLTELRDNVFAMLPDRELWAQQNALEIEIEDVREEALTVVYREDEPTKPGGEFERVWEVRGGGFAEKITRFARHLDDAAEYLSNLFKRQGLYRALKRAGAREGDTVEIGTFRFEYFDDDQPGER